One window from the genome of Deltaproteobacteria bacterium encodes:
- a CDS encoding tetratricopeptide repeat protein produces MKKSASLIVALFLAQACATTAPAPAPQAEAAPTAKKAPKGPSYAQLVEVSRKLAGLGKADKALKYATEATELDPAQGGAWAVLGLLAAQKMDLDGAKALYQKAIELGCDEPEPYAELASIYDISKDYAQAIATYQAWLAKKPNDHEMRHQMALSLLIQGKTADGIREFEALVKALPGNKTFLMDLGYAHLRQGKLVKAIAQFEAVQPEGAAPSLDYELVVAVVQKMSDPKRALAFVERFAVAGPAKDKLVAHLKTLQK; encoded by the coding sequence ATGAAAAAATCAGCCTCCCTCATCGTTGCTCTCTTCCTGGCCCAGGCCTGTGCCACGACGGCCCCAGCCCCAGCTCCTCAAGCTGAAGCCGCTCCTACTGCTAAAAAGGCTCCAAAAGGGCCAAGCTATGCCCAGCTCGTCGAAGTTTCCAGAAAGCTCGCTGGCCTGGGCAAAGCCGACAAAGCACTCAAATACGCAACCGAGGCTACAGAGCTGGATCCTGCGCAAGGCGGCGCCTGGGCTGTTTTAGGGCTTTTAGCGGCTCAAAAAATGGATCTAGACGGTGCCAAGGCTCTTTACCAGAAGGCCATCGAGCTAGGTTGTGACGAGCCGGAGCCCTATGCTGAACTGGCCAGTATTTATGATATTTCCAAAGACTACGCCCAAGCCATCGCTACTTACCAGGCATGGTTGGCCAAAAAACCAAACGACCACGAAATGCGACATCAAATGGCCTTATCGCTGCTTATTCAGGGCAAGACTGCGGACGGCATCCGAGAATTCGAGGCATTGGTAAAAGCTCTACCCGGTAATAAGACATTTTTAATGGATCTTGGTTACGCACATCTACGCCAAGGGAAACTGGTCAAAGCCATTGCGCAGTTCGAAGCTGTGCAGCCCGAAGGCGCGGCTCCATCCTTGGATTATGAACTGGTGGTGGCTGTGGTGCAGAAAATGAGCGATCCCAAACGTGCCCTGGCATTTGTTG